The proteins below come from a single Scatophagus argus isolate fScaArg1 chromosome 15, fScaArg1.pri, whole genome shotgun sequence genomic window:
- the shprh gene encoding E3 ubiquitin-protein ligase SHPRH: protein MSSRRKRAPPVRVDEEDKKRLNWNMLEDRKNEEIQEDDQIPTCSVLSVDPTPSSSFLSSPEDVTEPACVGSVRFTEEIPGTSSDTAPASASLALTVQPALKLGHIWKALIGEFTVRPAWTPSDCEQRAFILHRMGDQLCLSYSSCDESSGLQWRPDGDTCTAECSLSVIPLEDLDWMQKRRVVQLCHQAKDGAVKVGIYLLETGLGKPEFLSEGNARLKKANQLMQKLMEYFYDFIIPEVVENDEEEECDTDLERQNVEELYDYVRHVHQRENQEVTYDVQHKALIPILRPYQSQAVNWMLRREKSRITSPKEQTLHFLWRDLVTLCGKKLFYNPFTGCLIREFPLAGVEWPGGILADEMGLGKTVEVLALILFHTRQDLEQEALTLPVGKSVNYFVPPPPLERKKVVSCKTEVQPKMKMSYPTLRVMLLTAIKEMRSGKGTSANAMFTYIRATYGYDLFKNRNNIRKTLAKLIDEGLVDRVKGRGLAGSFKLGKNYKETKKMLAAASKSNHKNTESTPRKMFQRRAKEKAEAALQNSLTEDQRDLYSPTSECRAPEEAETKEDWEESLNEKADQSDDVLDTSVTTSQMSQDESEAQDMPRISDLPAERGEAPQLDPPEKTETPTRASVVPFNTPDYRFECICGELGIVDYKARVQCMNCQLWQHADCVNYKEESLETTPFYCPHCLVAMKPVCTGATLIISPSSICHQWVEEINRHIRSSSLRVLVYQGVKKHGFIQPHMLAEQDVVITTYDVLRSELNYVDIPHSNSKDGRRFRNQKRYMAIPSPLVAVEWWRICLDEAQMVECPTAKAAEMALRLASVNRWCVSGTPVQRGLEDLYGLVLFLGVDPYWVKHWWDQLLYRPYRRGNTEPLYHVIAQLLWRSAKKDVIDQIQIPPQTEEVHWLHFSPVEGHFYHRQHEVCSQDALVKLRKISDWSLKLGSLDRRTVNTILCPLLRLRQACCHPQAVRGEFLPLQKSTMTMEELLKSLQKKCRVECEEAHRQLVCALNGLAGIHIIRNEFVEAAEMYREVLRSSEEHKDRLKTDSLQRLHATHNLMELLSAKHPGIPPTLRDDRLSEEAEQLRQHYMTKYNSEVADAHQNLQPVLQNIKELKRKVKLNSPWWLDVIQRATRCSIDDDLVSRVKNELTSSYKQQAHKLSMADKFRDACGLQFLLTSQMQDLMKSQKTVQDAVKTLEGPASKKVIDEATICHLRPMRLPLNNCVFCKADELFTDYESKLFSHTVKGQTAIFEEMIEDEEGLVDDRLPTTSRGLWATSETERTLKAILSFAKVKRMDLELVEEGNTFMELFENWKKEYKVLHEYWMVLRNHVSAIDELGMATERLRVRLPDEPKPKLLHIIEPHEVEQNRVKLLNDQAVAKSQLQKKLGQFLYLTNLEKSQDKSTGGLNPEPCPICARPLGQEWAVLTCGHCFCNECIAIIVDQYSVGSRRRAIKCAICRQTTSHTEISYVFTTQSSSQDQDIPVKGSHSTKVEAVVRTLKKIQVTDPGAKCLVFSTWLSVLDIIAKALFDNNMEFSQINGIHKFQENLSSFKYEEKINILLLPLHTGSNGLNIIEATHVLLVEPILNPAHELQAIGRVHRIGQTRPTFVHRFLIKSTIEERMQAMLKTAEKSHTSTAMKHSEAAVLTVADLADLFTDDTEHLE from the exons ATGAGTAGCCGAAGAAAGCGGGCTCCCCCCGTGAGGGTGGACgaagaagacaagaagaggTTGAACTGGAACATGCTGGAGGACCGCAAGAACGAGGAGATCCAGGAAGATGACCAGATACCGACctgctctgttctctctgtcgACCCTACTCCCAGCAGCTCCTTTCTCTCAAGCCCCGAGGATGTCACCGAGCCTGCCTGTGTCGGCTCCGTCCGGTTTACGGAGGAGATCCCTGGGACTTCGTCAGACACCGCTCCTGCCTCAGCCTCCCTGGCCCTCACTGTGCAGCCAGCTTTGAAGCTGGGCCACATTTGGAAGGCGCTCATTGGGGAGTTCACAGTCCGGCCGGCCTGGACTCCATCTGACTGTGAACAGAGAGCTTTTATCCTCCACAGGATGGGTGACCAGCTCTGCCTCAGTTACAGCAGCTGTGATGAGAGCTCAGGACTGCAGTGGAGGCCTGATGGGGACACGTGCACAGCAGAGTGCAGCCTCAGTGTGATCCCACTGGAGGACCTCGACTGGATGCAGAAGAGGAGGGTGGTGCAGCTCTGCCACCAGGCAAAGGATGGGGCAGTTAAG GTGGGGATTTACTTGCTGGAAACTGGGCTCGGGAAGCCTGAGTTCCTCAGCGAGGGAAATGCTCGACTCAAGAAAGCAAATCAACTAATGCAGAAGTTAATGGAGTATTTCTACGATTTCATTATCCCTG AAGTTGTAGAGAATGACGAGGAAGAAGAATGTGACACAGACCTGGAGAGGCAAAATGTGGAGGAACTCTATGATTACGTCAGGCATGTGCACCAGAGGGAGAATCAGGAGGTGACCTATGACGTCCAGCACAAAGCTCTTATTCCGATTCTCAGACCCTATCAGAGCCAGGCCGTCAACTGGATGCTCAGGAGAGAGAAATCCAGGATCACATCACCTAAAG AACAAACGCTGCATTTCCTCTGGCGGGATTTGGTCACTTTGTGTGGCAAGAAGTTGTTCTACAATCCTTTTACTGGCTG cttaaTCCGAGAATTTCCACTGGCGGGTGTGGAGTGGCCTGGTGGAATATTGGCTGATGAAATGGGGCTGGGAAAAACAGTGGAAGTTCTGGCTCTGATCCTGTTTCACACTCGACAGGACCTGGAGCAGGAGGCCCTCACCCTCCCTGTG GGAAAATCCGTAAATTATTTCgtacctcctcctccccttgaaagaaagaaagttgtTAGTTGCAAGACTGAAGTTCAacctaaaatgaaaatgtcgTACCCAA CCCTGCGTGTCATGCTCCTCACTGCAATCAAGGAGATGAGATCTGGCAAAGGAACCTCCGCCAACGCCATGTTCACCTACATCAGGGCCACGTACGGTTATGACCTCTTTAAAAACCGCAACAACATCAGGAAGACCCTGGCGAAGCTGATAGATGAAGGACTGGTGGACCGGGTCAAAGGTCGTGGCTTGGCAGGGTCATTTAAACTGGGAAAGAactacaaagaaacaaagaaaatgttagcAGCAGCATCAAAGTCT aatcataaaaacacagagagcacGCCCAGGAAAATGTTTCAGAGACGAGCAAAAGAGAAGGCAGAAGCAGCTCTGCAAAACTCCCTTACTGAAGATCAGAGAGATCTGTACTCCCCTACATCTGAATGTCGAGCACCAGAGGAAGCAGAAACGAAGGAGGACTGGGAAGAAAGCCTGAACGAGAAAGCAGATCAGTCAGATGATGTGCTGGATACGTCCGTGACAACCTCACAGATGTCTCAGGATGAGTCAGAGGCACAGGACATGCCCAGAATCAGTGATCTGCCTGCAGAGAGGGGAGAAGCTCCTCAGCTTGATCCACCTGAGAAGACAGAAACCCCCACCAGAGCATCCGTTGTTCCATTCAACACCCCGGACTACCGCTTTGAGTGCATCTGTGGTGAGCTGGGTATCGTCGACTACAAGGCTCGCGTCCAGTGCATGAACTGCCAGCTGTGGCAGCATGCAGACTGTGTAAACTACAAAGAGGAAAGCCTCGAAACGACACCTTTCTACTGCCCTCACTGCTTGGTCGCCATGAAACCCGTCTGCACCGGCGCCACCCTCATCATCTCGCCAAGCTCCATCTGCCACCAGTGGGTGGAGGAGATCAACCGGCACATCAGGTCCTCCTCGCTGCGAGTGCTG GTTTACCAGGGGGTGAAGAAGCATGGATTCATCCAACCACATATGCTTGCTGAGCAGGATGTGGTCATCACGACGTACGACGTGCTGCGGTCTGAGCTCAACTACGTCGACATCCCCCACAGTAACAGCAAGGACGGACGGCGCTTCCGCAACCAGAAGCGCTACATGGCCATTCCCAGTCCTCTGGTGGCCGTCGAGTGGTGGCGCATCTGTCTGGACGAGGCTCAGATGGTTGAATGTCCCACTGCGAAG GCTGCAGAGATGGCCCTACGTCTTGCATCTGTCAACCGCTGGTGTGTCAGCGGCACTCCTGTCCAGAGAGGCTTAGAAG ATCTGTACGGCCTTGTGCTTTTCCTGGGAGTTGACCCATACTGGGTTAAACATTGGTGGGACCAGCTCCTCTATCGCCCTTACCGACGTGGAAACACAGAGCCGCTGTACCATGTAATTGCTCAGTTATTGTGGCGATCGGCTAAAAAAGACGTCATTGATCAG ATCCAGATTCCCCCTCAAACGGAGGAGGTGCACTGGCTGCACTTCTCCCCCGTCGAGGGTCATTTCTACCACCGTCAGCATGAGGTCTGTTCCCAGGATGCTCTGGTCAAACTCAGGAAGATCTCCGACTGGAGCCTGAAACTTGGCAGCCTCGACCGTCGCACCGTCAACACCATCCTGTGCCCGCTGCTGAGGCTGCGTCAGGCCTGCTGCCATCCGCAGGCTGTGAGGGGGGAGTTCCTGCCTCTGCAGAAAAG CACCATGACGATGGAGGAACTCCTCAAGTCCCTGCAGAAGAAATGTCGAGTGGAGTGTGAAGAAGCTCACAGACAATTGGTGTGCGCACTCAATGGCCTGGCTGGAATCCACATCATCAGAA ATGAGTTTGTAGAGGCAGCAGAGATGTATAGAGAAGTGCTTCGTTCATCAGaagagcacaaagacagactgaaaacagactCATTACAG AGGCTTCATGCTACCCACAATCTGATGGAACTGCTGAGTGCAAAGCATCCTGGGATACCGCCTACACTCAGAGACGACCGACTTAGCGAGGAG GCGGAGCAGCTGCGACAGCACTACATGACCAAATACAACTCTGAGGTAGCAGACGCCCATCAGAACCTGCAGCCAGTGCTGCAGAACATCAAAGAGCTCAAGCGCAAA GTCAAGCTGAATTCTCCCTGGTGGCTGGATGTTATCCAGAGAGCGACCCGGTGCTCCATCGACGACGATCTGGTGTCCCGCGTCAAGAATGAGCTGACGTCCAGCTACAAACAACAAGCCCACAAGCTCTCAATGGCAGACAA GTTCCGTGACGCCTGCGGTCTGCAGTTCCTACTCACATCACAAATGCAGGATCTGATGAAATCTCAAAAGACTGTGCAAGATGCGGTGAAGACTCTTGAAGGCCCAGCTTCAAAGAAAGTGATTGATGAGGCCACCATTTGTCACCTCAGGCCCATGAGACTGCCGCTCAATAA ttgtgtgttttgcaaagCAGATGAACTTTTCACAGATTATGAATCCAAGCTGTTTTCTCACAC GGTGAAGGGTCAGACGGCCATCTTTGAAGAAATGATCGAAGACGAAGAGGGTCTGGTGGACGACCGTCTCCCCACCACCAGTCGAGGCCTGTGGGCAACCAGCGAGACTGAGCGCACTCTGAAAGCCATCTTGTCCTTTGCTAAAGTGAAACGCATGGACCtggagctggtggaggagggCAACACTTTCATGGAGCTGTTTGAGAACTGGAAGAAAGAGTACAAG GTGCTGCACGAGTACTGGATGGTGCTGAGGAATCACGTGTCGGCCATCGATGAGCTGGGCATGGCCACCGAGAGGCTACGTGTGCGCCTCCCTGACGAGCCGAAGCCCAAACTGCTGCACATCATCGAGCCGCATGAG GTGGAGCAGAATAGAGTCAAGCTGCTGAACGACCAGGCGGTGGCCAAGTCTCAGCTCCAAAAGAAACTCGGCCAGTTTCTCTATCTCACCAATCTGGAGAAG TCCCAGGACAAGTCCACCGGAGGGCTGAACCCAGAGCCGTGTCCCATCTGTGCTCGGCCCCTGGGACAGGAG TGGGCCGTGCTGACCTGTGGCCACTGCTTCTGTAACGAGTGCATCGCTATCATCGTGGATCAGTACAGCGTGGGCTCGAGGCGGCGAGCCATCAAATGTGCCATCTGTAGGCAGACCACGTCGCACACCGAGATCTCCTACGTGTTCACCACCCAGTCGTCCAGCCAGGACCAGGACATACCGGTCAAG GGAAGCCACTCTACCAAAGTGGAGGCAGTAGTGAGAACACTAAAGAAGATTCAAGTGACCGATCCCGGAGCCAAGTGTCTCGTCTTCTCCACG TGGCTGAGTGTGCTGGACATCATTGCTAAGGCCTTGTTTGACAACAACATGGAGTTCTCTCAAATCAACGGGATTCACAAATTCCAG GAGAATCTCAGCTCCTTCAAATACGAAGAAAAGATCaacatcctcctccttccactCCACACCGGCTCCAACGGTCTGAACATCATCGAAGCGACTCACGTGTTGCTGGTGGAGCCGATCCTCAACCCCGCTCACGAACTCCAGGCCATCGGCAGGGTGCACCGGATTGGTCAAACCAG ACCAACGTTTGTCCACAGGTTCTTAATCAAGTCGACTATTGAAGAGAGAATGCAGGCAATGctgaagacagcagagaaaag TCACACCAGCACAGCCATGAAGCACTCGGAGGCCGCCGTGCTGACGGTAGCCGACCTGGCTGATCTTTTTACTGACGACACCGAACACCTGGAGTGA
- the si:dkeyp-110a12.4 gene encoding pancreatic secretory granule membrane major glycoprotein GP2, translating into MASDDTHIMFINTIHNNDSDIITRNYINITFVCRYPINYMVQQPNGENMIRVDVRTITLNTEDGNFSVSMLLYKDEAFEDRWTTVPSLTLDDDIFVKVFMIPAHLMLRIERCWATPTSDPYSNIQYTFIRDSCPVLSNEQTLSVLKNGQGPEAMFRIQMFKFVGGSYTNVFLHCNVQICHNTVGLCQPNCSGEDGLRRARRDIPLSHTVSYGPIRRLLSEKEKPSMSGVPPVETFVLGGLLVVLLLITGVFGRLWLRSRRFYPAREAQLTLSNIHHISEVAS; encoded by the exons ATG GCGTCGgatgacacacacatcatgttcataaacacaatacacaacaaCGACTCAGATATTATAACGAGAAACTACATCAACATAACGTTTGTATGCCGCTACCCCATCAACTACATGGTCCAACAACCCAACGGGGAAAACATGATTCGAGTCGATGTCAG AACCATCACTCTGAACACAGAGGACGGCAACTTTTCAGTGTCAATGTTGCTGTACAAAGACGAAGCCTTCGAAGACAGATGGACCACCGTGCCGTCACTGACGCTGGATGATGACATCTTTGTCAAAGTTTTCATG ATACCAGCTCACCTGATGCTGCGCATAGAGAGATGCTGGGCTACGCCAACCAGCGATCCATACAGCAATATTCAGTACACCTTCATCAGAGACAG CTGCCCGGTGCTGTCAAACGAACAGACCCTGAGCGTGCTGAAGAACGGCCAGGGTCCAGAGGCCATGTTCAGGATACAAATGTTCAAGTTTGTGGGAGGCTCTTACACAAACGTCTTCCTCCACTGCAACGTCCAGATCTGCCACAACACCGTGGGGCTATGCCAGCCT AACTGTTCCGGCGAAGATGGATTAAGGAGGGCACGGAGGGACATCCCTCTGTCCCATACAGTGTCTTACGGACCAATCAGACGACTACTAAGCGAGAAAGAAAAGCCCAGCATGA GTGGAGTCCCTCCAGTGGAGACCTTTGTCCTCGGAGGGCTTCTGGTCGTCTTGCTGCTGATCACAGGAGTATTTGGGAGGCTGTGGCTTCGCTCCAGACGTTTCTACCCAGCACGGGAGGCCCAGCTCACCCTGTCCAACATTCACCACATCTCAGAGGTGGCATCATGA